The proteins below are encoded in one region of Brassica napus cultivar Da-Ae chromosome A6, Da-Ae, whole genome shotgun sequence:
- the LOC106346388 gene encoding probable NOT transcription complex subunit VIP2 isoform X1, which yields MSSLLNSSVNGSASSLSDGSGRAFASSFSGLSGAASPVFHHAGSVQGLHSIHGSFNGSSAGVQQQNGRFASSNPPVGLSQISYGSSNGHSGLTNRGGGLGVSPVLGNAGSRIPSSMGNMVGGGSMGRTLSSGGGLSVPSLGSRLNLAANNGSGSIGQNPMMSGILPQGSPQAFSMLGSSYPAAGGPSQNHVQAMNSLSSMSFLNEMNSSNDVSPFDINNDFPQLISRSTSAQGQLGARLQQGLGLSPIVQQNQEFSIQNEDFPALPGYKGSNADYPMDLHHKEQLHENSILMMQSQQLSQMGRSGGFTLGGAYTSHRPQQQHAQAVSSSGVSLNVSDIFSSSHPSYHSQTGGPPGIGLRSMNSANSITGMGYDQPLQQYQHHQNASQYRLHQMSAIGQPFRDVGLLKPMQVTQSNPDRFSLLGLLSVIKMSDPDLTSLALGIDLTSLGLNLNSTENLHKTFASPWSNEPSKDDPEFSVPQCYYAKNSPPLHQRLFAKLLLETLFYVFYRYVSLELFYLLMLSFVQKTLTIFSCSMPKDEAQLYATNELYHRGWFYHKEHKLWFIRIGEPLVKTNAYERGSYHCFDPISFEIVQKENSVLYYEMLEKRPSLSQH from the exons ATGTCAAGCTTACTTAAT TCATCAGTAAACGGATCTGCTTCGAGTTTGTCGGACGGTTCAGGGAGAGCgtttgcttcttctttctccGGTCTATCTGGGGCAGCTTCTCCGGTTTTTCATCATGCTG GTTCTGTTCAGGGCCTTCATAGTATTCATGGAAGCTTTAATGGTTCTTCTGCTGGAGTCCAACAACAAAATGGAAGATTTGCATCCAGCAATCCTCCGGTTGGGCTTTCTCAG ATATCTTATGGTAGTTCTAATGGACACTCAGGACTTACTAATAGAGGAGGAG GATTGGGAGTTTCTCCAGTTTTGGGAAATGCCGGCTCTCGGATACCGAGCTCTATGGGGAATATGGTTGGTGGAGGCTCAATGGGCAGGACTTTGAGCTCTGGTGGAGGATTATCTGTCCCGAGTCTTGGTTCTCGGCTAAATTTGGCAGCAAACAACGGATCTGGAAGTATTGGACAAAACCCAATGATGAGTGGGATCCTTCCACAAG GATCTCCGCAGGCTTTTTCTATGCTTGGAAGTTCCTACCCTGCAGCTGGGGGACCTTCCCAAAATCATGTTCAAGCAATGAACAGTCTAAGCTCTATGAGCTTTCTGAATGAGATGAACTCCTCCAACGACGTTTCTCCATTCGatataaataatgattttcCTCAGCTCATAAGCCGTTCCACTTCTGCTCAAGGACAATTGG GAGCTCGATTGCAACAAGGCCTTGGACTCAGCCCCATAGTGCAGCAAAACCAAGAGTTCAGTATTCAAAATGAAGATTTTCCTGCATTGCCTGGATACAAAG GTAGCAATGCTGATTATCCAATGGATTTGCATCATAAAGAACAACTCCATGagaattctattttaatgatGCAATCTCAACAGTTATCT CAGATGGGAAGGTCTGGTGGGTTTACCTTAGGTGGAGCGTATACGTCACATCGTCCTCAACAACAACATGCTCAAGCTGTGAGTAGTAGTGGAGTCTCCTTAAATGTGTCTGACATCTTCTCATCCTCGCATCCGTCTTACCACTCTCAG ACTGGTGGACCTCCTGGTATAGGATTAAGATCTATGAACTCTGCAAATTCCATCACTGGGATGGGTTATGACCAGCCCCTCCAGCAATATCAGCACCATCAGAACGCCTCCCAGTATCGCTTGCATCAGATGTCAGCTATTGGCCAACCTTTCAGAGACGTGGGATTATTAAAACCAATGCAAGTGACACAGTCAAATCCTGATCGTTTTAGCTTGCTCGGTTTGCTTAGTGTGATAAAAATGAGCGACCCTGACTTGACTTCTTTGGCACTTGGGATTGATCTGACGTCGCTTGGGTTAAATTTGAACTCAACAGAAAATCTTCATAAGACTTTCGCCTCGCCTTGGTCTAATGAACCTTCTAAAGATGATCCTGAGTTCAGTGTTCCCCAGTGTTACTACGCTAAAAACTCTCCGCCTCTACAT CAAAGGCTCTTTGCGAAGTTGTTGTTAGAAACATTGTTTTATGTATTCTATAGGTATGTATCTTTGGAATTGTTTTACCTGTTGATGCTTTCATTTGTTCAAAAAACCTTAACGATATTCTCGTGCAGCATGCCGAAAGATGAAGCGCAGTTATACGCAACAAATGAACT TTACCACAGAGGTTGGTTCTACCACAAAGAACACAAGTTGTGGTTCATTAGAATCGGAGAACCTCTCGTGAAAACAAATGCTTATGAAAGAGGATCATATCACTGTTTTGATCCAATCTCATTTGAGATCGTTCAAAAG GAAAATTCTGTTCTTTACTACGAGATGCTGGAAAAGAGACCGTCCCTATCTCAACATTGA
- the LOC106346388 gene encoding probable NOT transcription complex subunit VIP2 isoform X3, protein MSSLLNSSVNGSASSLSDGSGRAFASSFSGLSGAASPVFHHAGSVQGLHSIHGSFNGSSAGVQQQNGRFASSNPPVGLSQISYGSSNGHSGLTNRGGGLGVSPVLGNAGSRIPSSMGNMVGGGSMGRTLSSGGGLSVPSLGSRLNLAANNGSGSIGQNPMMSGILPQGSPQAFSMLGSSYPAAGGPSQNHVQAMNSLSSMSFLNEMNSSNDVSPFDINNDFPQLISRSTSAQGQLGARLQQGLGLSPIVQQNQEFSIQNEDFPALPGYKGSNADYPMDLHHKEQLHENSILMMQSQQLSMGRSGGFTLGGAYTSHRPQQQHAQAVSSSGVSLNVSDIFSSSHPSYHSQTGGPPGIGLRSMNSANSITGMGYDQPLQQYQHHQNASQYRLHQMSAIGQPFRDVGLLKPMQVTQSNPDRFSLLGLLSVIKMSDPDLTSLALGIDLTSLGLNLNSTENLHKTFASPWSNEPSKDDPEFSVPQCYYAKNSPPLHQRLFAKLLLETLFYVFYSMPKDEAQLYATNELYHRGWFYHKEHKLWFIRIGEPLVKTNAYERGSYHCFDPISFEIVQKENSVLYYEMLEKRPSLSQH, encoded by the exons ATGTCAAGCTTACTTAAT TCATCAGTAAACGGATCTGCTTCGAGTTTGTCGGACGGTTCAGGGAGAGCgtttgcttcttctttctccGGTCTATCTGGGGCAGCTTCTCCGGTTTTTCATCATGCTG GTTCTGTTCAGGGCCTTCATAGTATTCATGGAAGCTTTAATGGTTCTTCTGCTGGAGTCCAACAACAAAATGGAAGATTTGCATCCAGCAATCCTCCGGTTGGGCTTTCTCAG ATATCTTATGGTAGTTCTAATGGACACTCAGGACTTACTAATAGAGGAGGAG GATTGGGAGTTTCTCCAGTTTTGGGAAATGCCGGCTCTCGGATACCGAGCTCTATGGGGAATATGGTTGGTGGAGGCTCAATGGGCAGGACTTTGAGCTCTGGTGGAGGATTATCTGTCCCGAGTCTTGGTTCTCGGCTAAATTTGGCAGCAAACAACGGATCTGGAAGTATTGGACAAAACCCAATGATGAGTGGGATCCTTCCACAAG GATCTCCGCAGGCTTTTTCTATGCTTGGAAGTTCCTACCCTGCAGCTGGGGGACCTTCCCAAAATCATGTTCAAGCAATGAACAGTCTAAGCTCTATGAGCTTTCTGAATGAGATGAACTCCTCCAACGACGTTTCTCCATTCGatataaataatgattttcCTCAGCTCATAAGCCGTTCCACTTCTGCTCAAGGACAATTGG GAGCTCGATTGCAACAAGGCCTTGGACTCAGCCCCATAGTGCAGCAAAACCAAGAGTTCAGTATTCAAAATGAAGATTTTCCTGCATTGCCTGGATACAAAG GTAGCAATGCTGATTATCCAATGGATTTGCATCATAAAGAACAACTCCATGagaattctattttaatgatGCAATCTCAACAGTTATCT ATGGGAAGGTCTGGTGGGTTTACCTTAGGTGGAGCGTATACGTCACATCGTCCTCAACAACAACATGCTCAAGCTGTGAGTAGTAGTGGAGTCTCCTTAAATGTGTCTGACATCTTCTCATCCTCGCATCCGTCTTACCACTCTCAG ACTGGTGGACCTCCTGGTATAGGATTAAGATCTATGAACTCTGCAAATTCCATCACTGGGATGGGTTATGACCAGCCCCTCCAGCAATATCAGCACCATCAGAACGCCTCCCAGTATCGCTTGCATCAGATGTCAGCTATTGGCCAACCTTTCAGAGACGTGGGATTATTAAAACCAATGCAAGTGACACAGTCAAATCCTGATCGTTTTAGCTTGCTCGGTTTGCTTAGTGTGATAAAAATGAGCGACCCTGACTTGACTTCTTTGGCACTTGGGATTGATCTGACGTCGCTTGGGTTAAATTTGAACTCAACAGAAAATCTTCATAAGACTTTCGCCTCGCCTTGGTCTAATGAACCTTCTAAAGATGATCCTGAGTTCAGTGTTCCCCAGTGTTACTACGCTAAAAACTCTCCGCCTCTACAT CAAAGGCTCTTTGCGAAGTTGTTGTTAGAAACATTGTTTTATGTATTCTATAG CATGCCGAAAGATGAAGCGCAGTTATACGCAACAAATGAACT TTACCACAGAGGTTGGTTCTACCACAAAGAACACAAGTTGTGGTTCATTAGAATCGGAGAACCTCTCGTGAAAACAAATGCTTATGAAAGAGGATCATATCACTGTTTTGATCCAATCTCATTTGAGATCGTTCAAAAG GAAAATTCTGTTCTTTACTACGAGATGCTGGAAAAGAGACCGTCCCTATCTCAACATTGA
- the LOC106346388 gene encoding probable NOT transcription complex subunit VIP2 isoform X2 yields MSSLLNSSVNGSASSLSDGSGRAFASSFSGLSGAASPVFHHAGSVQGLHSIHGSFNGSSAGVQQQNGRFASSNPPVGLSQISYGSSNGHSGLTNRGGGLGVSPVLGNAGSRIPSSMGNMVGGGSMGRTLSSGGGLSVPSLGSRLNLAANNGSGSIGQNPMMSGILPQGSPQAFSMLGSSYPAAGGPSQNHVQAMNSLSSMSFLNEMNSSNDVSPFDINNDFPQLISRSTSAQGQLGARLQQGLGLSPIVQQNQEFSIQNEDFPALPGYKGSNADYPMDLHHKEQLHENSILMMQSQQLSQMGRSGGFTLGGAYTSHRPQQQHAQAVSSSGVSLNVSDIFSSSHPSYHSQTGGPPGIGLRSMNSANSITGMGYDQPLQQYQHHQNASQYRLHQMSAIGQPFRDVGLLKPMQVTQSNPDRFSLLGLLSVIKMSDPDLTSLALGIDLTSLGLNLNSTENLHKTFASPWSNEPSKDDPEFSVPQCYYAKNSPPLHQRLFAKLLLETLFYVFYSMPKDEAQLYATNELYHRGWFYHKEHKLWFIRIGEPLVKTNAYERGSYHCFDPISFEIVQKENSVLYYEMLEKRPSLSQH; encoded by the exons ATGTCAAGCTTACTTAAT TCATCAGTAAACGGATCTGCTTCGAGTTTGTCGGACGGTTCAGGGAGAGCgtttgcttcttctttctccGGTCTATCTGGGGCAGCTTCTCCGGTTTTTCATCATGCTG GTTCTGTTCAGGGCCTTCATAGTATTCATGGAAGCTTTAATGGTTCTTCTGCTGGAGTCCAACAACAAAATGGAAGATTTGCATCCAGCAATCCTCCGGTTGGGCTTTCTCAG ATATCTTATGGTAGTTCTAATGGACACTCAGGACTTACTAATAGAGGAGGAG GATTGGGAGTTTCTCCAGTTTTGGGAAATGCCGGCTCTCGGATACCGAGCTCTATGGGGAATATGGTTGGTGGAGGCTCAATGGGCAGGACTTTGAGCTCTGGTGGAGGATTATCTGTCCCGAGTCTTGGTTCTCGGCTAAATTTGGCAGCAAACAACGGATCTGGAAGTATTGGACAAAACCCAATGATGAGTGGGATCCTTCCACAAG GATCTCCGCAGGCTTTTTCTATGCTTGGAAGTTCCTACCCTGCAGCTGGGGGACCTTCCCAAAATCATGTTCAAGCAATGAACAGTCTAAGCTCTATGAGCTTTCTGAATGAGATGAACTCCTCCAACGACGTTTCTCCATTCGatataaataatgattttcCTCAGCTCATAAGCCGTTCCACTTCTGCTCAAGGACAATTGG GAGCTCGATTGCAACAAGGCCTTGGACTCAGCCCCATAGTGCAGCAAAACCAAGAGTTCAGTATTCAAAATGAAGATTTTCCTGCATTGCCTGGATACAAAG GTAGCAATGCTGATTATCCAATGGATTTGCATCATAAAGAACAACTCCATGagaattctattttaatgatGCAATCTCAACAGTTATCT CAGATGGGAAGGTCTGGTGGGTTTACCTTAGGTGGAGCGTATACGTCACATCGTCCTCAACAACAACATGCTCAAGCTGTGAGTAGTAGTGGAGTCTCCTTAAATGTGTCTGACATCTTCTCATCCTCGCATCCGTCTTACCACTCTCAG ACTGGTGGACCTCCTGGTATAGGATTAAGATCTATGAACTCTGCAAATTCCATCACTGGGATGGGTTATGACCAGCCCCTCCAGCAATATCAGCACCATCAGAACGCCTCCCAGTATCGCTTGCATCAGATGTCAGCTATTGGCCAACCTTTCAGAGACGTGGGATTATTAAAACCAATGCAAGTGACACAGTCAAATCCTGATCGTTTTAGCTTGCTCGGTTTGCTTAGTGTGATAAAAATGAGCGACCCTGACTTGACTTCTTTGGCACTTGGGATTGATCTGACGTCGCTTGGGTTAAATTTGAACTCAACAGAAAATCTTCATAAGACTTTCGCCTCGCCTTGGTCTAATGAACCTTCTAAAGATGATCCTGAGTTCAGTGTTCCCCAGTGTTACTACGCTAAAAACTCTCCGCCTCTACAT CAAAGGCTCTTTGCGAAGTTGTTGTTAGAAACATTGTTTTATGTATTCTATAG CATGCCGAAAGATGAAGCGCAGTTATACGCAACAAATGAACT TTACCACAGAGGTTGGTTCTACCACAAAGAACACAAGTTGTGGTTCATTAGAATCGGAGAACCTCTCGTGAAAACAAATGCTTATGAAAGAGGATCATATCACTGTTTTGATCCAATCTCATTTGAGATCGTTCAAAAG GAAAATTCTGTTCTTTACTACGAGATGCTGGAAAAGAGACCGTCCCTATCTCAACATTGA
- the LOC106346382 gene encoding histone H4, which yields MSGRGKGGKGLGKGGAKRHRKVLRDNIQGITKPAIRRLARRGGVKRISGLIYEETRGVLKIFLENVIRDAVTYTEHARRKTVTAMDVVYALKRQGRTLYGFGG from the coding sequence ATGTCAGGAAGGGGAAAGGGAGGGAAGGGATTGGGAAAGGGAGGAGCCAAGAGGCACAGGAAGGTGCTTAGGGATAACATCCAAGGTATAACCAAGCCTGCTATTCGTCGTCTTGCTCGTCGAGGTGGCGTCAAGCGTATAAGCGGTTTGATCTACGAGGAGACCAGAGGAGTCCTCAAGATCTTCCTCGAGAATGTCATTCGTGATGCTGTTACCTACACAGAGCACGCCAGGAGGAAGACTGTCACTGCTATGGATGTTGTTTATGCCTTGAAGAGGCAAGGTCGCACTCTCTACGGTTTCGGCGGTTAA
- the LOC106346381 gene encoding 39S ribosomal protein L47, mitochondrial-like has protein sequence MFITRFVGRRFLAVAASARSESTTAAAALTVKIAKNPLEEFFEFDRSQDEDKPVVYGRGWKASELRLKSWDDLQKLWYVLLKEKNMLMTQRQMLQAQNMMFPNPERIPKVRRSMCRIKHVLTERAIEEPDPRRSAEMKRMVNAM, from the exons ATGTTTATTACGAGATTTGTCGGGAGGAGGTTCTTGGCGGTGGCTGCATCCGCGAGGTCGGAGTCCACTACTGCAGCAGCCGCGTTGACTGTTAAGATTGCCAAAAACCCTCTCGAGGAGTTCTTTGAGTTCGACAGAAGCCAGGACGAAGACAAACCTGTTGTCTACG GTCGAGGTTGGAAAGCTTCAGAACTGCGACTCAAGTCATGGGATGATCTTCAGAAGCTGTGGTACGTTCTTCTCAAAGAGAAAAACATGTTGATGACTCAGCGTCAGATGCTTCAAGCTCAGAACATGATGTTTCCTAACCCTGAACGCATTCCCAAG GTGAGGAGATCAATGTGCCGCATAAAGCATGTGCTGACAGAAAGAGCTATTGAAGAACCGGATCCAAGAAGATCAGCTGAGATGAAGAGAATGGTGAATGCTATGTGA
- the LOC106361515 gene encoding neuroguidin-like, with protein MMEEEIKKPGLVETIKREAPQLATVLREMKEGLDVVRSKVEALTAKVKADSYPTADGMSYLEAKHLLLLSYCQCLVYYLLRKAKGFSIDGHPVVRSLVEIRMFLEKIRPIDKKLQYQIQKLTTAGASVTEQTLSEGKEAEKSEDVSNYKPKPDLLADKMEDEPLDGVYRPPKFAPMSMDDKTSKQERDAARKEKHFLRQATENTYMKDVLDELEDRPEEIRDWHGAESKEQRKFIAQYERQQEVEEELFARAPRTKEDKKREKRLKSRSGLHGLTESFDDEFKFLDEDGDKKQSSFGGSGRKSGGRSKRRKTRH; from the exons ATGATGGAGGAGGAGATTAAAAAACCGGGCCTGGTCGAAACAATAAAGAG AGAAGCTCCACAGCTAGCAACAGTGTTGAGAGAAATGAAGGAAGGCCTTGATGTTGTTAGGAGCAAAGTTGAGGCTCTCACTGCAAAG GTAAAAGCAGACAGTTATCCGACAGCGGATGGGATGAGTTACCTCGAGGCAAAGCATCTGTTACTTCTAAGTTATTGCCAGTGTCTCGTATATTATCTGCTAAGGAAGGCAAAAGGCTTCTCTATCGATGGCCACCCTGTTGTAAGGAGCCTTGTAGAGATACGAATGTTTCTAGAAAAG ATTCGTCCCATAGACAAAAAGCTTCAGTACCAAATTCAGAAGCTCACCACAGCCGGTGCGTCTGTAACTGAACAAACCCTCTCTGAGGGAAAAGAAGCCGAAAAATCTGAAGATGTTTCTAATTATAAGCCCAAGCCAGACTTGCTTGCTGACAAAATGGAGGATGAACCATTG GATGGAGTTTATAGGCCTCCTAAGTTTGCTCCTATGTCTATGGATGATAAGACGTCAAAGCAAGAGAGAGATGCTGCTAGAAAAGAGAAGCACTTCTTAAGACAAGCTACTGAGAATACATACATGAAAGATGTGTTGGACGAGCTCGAGGACAGGCCTGAAGAG aTCAGAGACTGGCATGGTGCTGAGAGCAAGGAACAGAGGAAGTTCATAGCACAGTATGAAAGACAACAAGAGGTTGAAGAAGAACTCTTTGCCCGAGCACCTCGCACTAAGGAGgataagaagagagagaagcgCTTGAAGTCACGCAGTGG GTTGCATGGACTTACCGAGAGTTTTGACGACGAGTTCAAGTTCTTGGATGAAGATGGTGATAAAAAGCAATCAAGCTTTGGTGGCAGTGGCCGTAAAAGTGGAGGAAGATCCAAGAGAAGAAAG ACGAGGCATTGA